In Fulvia fulva chromosome 10, complete sequence, a single window of DNA contains:
- a CDS encoding Putative D-/L-hydantoinase subunit A: MASTTDTYRLGVDVGGTFTDACVFSPEGKVYRAKVPSTPEDQSIGVKNSIDKVRPILEKAEGFTGSFGALHHGSTVATNALLEGKGVPTALIVTDGHKDVLVARRSQIPGGLASWINWDPPAPLIPLERTLQVPERIDVEGNEVKPVDSDSLRKQLLTVKGKVQAVTVSLLNSWVSGEHEKLVAEVVKEVLGEDVEVSLSHEVLPELGEYERTVTAAANAVVKPEVKRYMKGLSDKLTDDTSTVRILKSDGGLTNLQLAGELPVNILMSGPAGGVRGITSIIANATEHKNLITIDMGGTSTDVALITNAQPSLRRETMVGDLAVRSPSVDVRTIGAGGGSLAFYSKLTNTLRVGPESSGAVPGPACYDRGGTQATVTDANVVLGYLPETLLGGDFKLDVAAARAAVGRLAEDMGKPLYETAEAIIDLANEAIYGALRLVSVERGHNPADFALVAIGGAGPMCANGVGKLLGAWPVIIPAAPGILCAQGDATTKMSHELSASFIHLLSSTTMETLRSEWHSLEERCVTTLREALDSADIPIEVTYTAALRYKGQALELGIAFSKDDLSQAMEEFTKIAHQKFDIVHEQQFSYTLENFPLELTRLTVSAADASPDMEIPRIAEADTSSPPESAALQKKTIVVQGEGHEATLWDRASITRAEYKIQGPAIITEMDSNTLIAPGFEGTIDSVGNICIAPMPGNELPTFKSRFESSVSDKTQAQKEEEARKTVEDIPTVPTLISSSLASIRQEMDTLMLRCSMSPAIREQQDEFNVITDAAGKMLIGQFGSFIGQFLKIWNHKLAKGEVDDIEEGDVFITNDVYEVEGAVSHLNDVIVLLPIFYEHKLVGWAANFGHMTDVQGQVPGSMSINAQTIFDDGLQIPTMKLFERGKMNRSIVELICRNSRQPKWLRSDLLALISACRTAATRVCELCSRFGPEVYAASTDILLERTRTAISKIIEEHMTDEESTFVDFVDDDGHGKGPFALKCTLSKPSKNRLKFDWNGTSPQASSSINYYLSETMFKMFIGYYLLTVHAPYTIPNDGFQDLVDVEIPLGSLLKPVRPAALSCRTHFLGRTMDIMQALFGQKNSAFMTAAGFSDSPHFFYSGFKPNGEWYQLYQIAFGGVPARPKGDGPDCHCLFPAIKSVPTESIELNFPVRLEVNEAVADTGGAGFHRGGNAQKTMYRFLSAGEFSLHDDRWLTKPWGVRGGKPGSRSRKAIHRVDGSVELLPSKCDHVKVKPGDLLEWQTWGGGGLGDPLTRPAETVALEVRRKLVTIEGAKRNYGVIVDPETLELDITKTEILRADIERSEAGKEAPLYDRGGLMAELVANCKQGTGFEPPTPQWDEEVYGPHFALPYVQDWYKTGRQAGYGVWGV, from the exons ATGGCTTCTACCACAGACACCTACCGACTGGGAGTTGATGTAGGCGGTACCTTCACAGACGCATGCGTCTTTTCTCCTGAAGGCAAGGTCTACCGAGCGAAGGTTCCTTCTACTCCGGAGGACCAATCGATTGGTGTCAAGAACAGCATAGACAAAGTCAGGCCAATCTTGGAGAAAGCAGAAGGCTTCACTGGCAGCTTTGGAGCCCTTCATCATGGCTCGACTGTTGCGACGAATGCGTTACTGGAGGGCAAGGGCGTTCCGACTGCGCTTATCGTGACGGATGGCCATAAGGATGTCCTTGTCGCCAGACGTTCCCAGATACCTGGGGGCCTGGCGAGCTGGATCAATTGGGACCCTCCAGCACCACTGATCCCGTTGGAGAGGACTCTGCAGGTTCCCGAAAGAATCGATGTAGAAGGGAACGAGGTCAAACCCGTGGATTCGGATTCTTTGCGGAAACAGCTTCTTACTGTCAAAGGCAAAGTCCAGGCCGTGACTGTTAGTCTGCTGAACTCTTGGGTATCCGGCGAGCACGAAAAGCTGGTGGCTGAAGTCGTCAAGGAAGTTCTTGGCGAAGACGTCGAGGTATCGCTCTCGCACGAAGTACTTCCTGAGCTTGGCGAGTACGAGCGCACTGTCACGGCCGCCGCTAATGCCGTGGTCAAACCAGAGGTCAAGAGGTACATGAAAGGCTTGAGCGACAAGCTGACAGACGATACCTCTACCGTTCGAATCTTGAAGAGCGATGGTGGCCTCACCAATCTCCAGCTGGCGGGAGAATTGCCCGTGAACATTCTCATGTCCGGCCCAGCAGGAGGCGTTCGAGGCATCACCAGTATAATAGCCAATGCAACGGAGCACAAGAATCTCATCACAATCGATATGGGCGGCACATCCACTGATGTTGCTCTCATCACTAACGCTCAGCCATCACTGCGAAGAGAGACTATGGTTGGCGATCTTGCAGTCCGCTCGCCTTCAGTTGATGTCCGGACGATCGGTGCTGGCGGAGGCAGCTTAGCATTCTACTCGAAACTAACCAACACTCTTCGGGTCGGGCCAGAATCTTCTGGAGCTGTGCCCGGACCTGCATGTTATGATCGTGGTGGCACACAGGCGACAGTCACGGATGCCAACGTTGTGCTCGGCTATCTACCAGAGACCCTTCTTGGTGGCGACTTTAAGCTCGATGTTGCAGCAGCACGTGCGGCAGTCGGCAGGCTTGCCGAAGATATGGGCAAGCCGCTATACGAAACTGCAGAGGCCATCATTGATCTAGCTAATGAAGCTATCTACGGCGCCCTACGTCTGGTGTCGGTAGAGCGTGGCCACAATCCTGCTGACTTTGCACTTGTGGCCATTGGTGGTGCGGGTCCGATGTGTGCCAATGGAGTGGGCAAGCTGCTCGGAGCATGGCCTGTTATCATTCCCGCAGCGCCAGGCATTCTATGCGCACAAGGCGATGCGACGACGAAGATGAGCCACGAGCTGTCGGCGTCTTTCATCCATCTGTTGTCTAGCACCACAATGGAAACACTCCGAAGCGAATGGCACAGCCTCGAGGAAAGATGTGTAACCACACTACGCGAAGCCCTTGACTCAGCAGACATTCCCATCGAAGTGACATACACCGCTGCTTTGCGATACAAGGGGCAGGCTCTGGAGCTAGGGATTGCTTTCTCCAAAGACGACTTGAGCCAGGCCATGGAGGAATTTACCAAGATCGCGCACCAGAAATTTGACATCGTCCATGAACAGCAGTTTAGCTACACTCTCGAGAACTTCCCTCTGGAGCTGACACGTTTGACTGTCAGTGCTGCCGATGCATCGCCAGACATGGAGATTCCTCGCATTGCCGAGGCCGATACAAGTTCGCCGCCAGAGTCAGCAGCACTGCAGAAGAAGACCATCGTCGTGCAGGGCGAGGGACATGAGGCGACACTGTGGGATCGAGCTAGCATTACTCGAGCTGAGTACAAAATCCAAGGCCCAGCGATCATCACGGAAATGGACAGCAACACTCTCATCGCACCCGGCTTCGAAGGCACGATCGATTCAGTCGGGAACATCTGCATAGCGCCAATGCCTGGAAATGAGCTTCCGACGTTCAAGTCGAGGTTTGAAAGCAGTGTCTCTGACAAGACTCAAGCACAGAAAGAAGAAGAAGCTCGGAAGACTGTGGAAGATATTCCTACTGTGCCAACCCTCATCAGCAGTTCACTGGCATCAATTCGTCAGGAGATGGATACATTGATGCTCAGGTGCTCTATGTCACCCGCAATCCGCGAGCAGCAGGATGAGTTCAATGTCATCACTGATGCTGCTGGTAAGATGTTGATTGGACAGTTCGGCTCATTCATCGGTCAGTTCTTGAAAATCTGGAACCACAAGCTTGCGAAGGGGGAGGTTGATGATATCGAGGAAGGCGATGTCTTCATCACAAACGATGTCTACGAAGTCGAGGGAGCTGTATCTCATCTCAACGATGTCATCGTGCTCTTGCCCATCTTCTACGAGCATAAGCTGGTCGGTTGGGCAGCAAATTTCGGACACATGACAGATGTGCAAGGACAAGTGCCGGGCTCCATGTCTATCAATGCTCAGACAATCTTCGACGACGGACTGCAGATCCCGACAATGAAGCTTTTCGAGCGCGGCAAGATGAATCGCTCTATTGTGGAGCTGATTTGCCGTAACAGTCGACAACCCAAGTGGCTCCGCTCGGACTTGCTTGCTCTGATTTCTGCTTGCCGGACAGCAGCGACCAGAGTGTGTGAGCTATGTTCGAGATTCGGACCAGAAGTTTACGCTGCCTCGACCGATATATTGCTCGAGCGCACCAGGACTGCCATCAGTAAGATTATCGAGGAGCATATGACCGATGAGGAATCGACCTTCGTTGACTTTGTCGATGATGACGGCCATGGTAAGGGTCCATTTGCGTTGAAGTGCACGCTGAGTAAACCTTCAAAGAACCGCCTGAAGTTCGACTGGAATGGCACAAGTCCGCAGGCTAGTAGTAGCATCAACTACTACCTCAGCGAAACTATGTTCAAG ATGTTCATCGGCTACTATCTCCTGACGGTCCACGCACCATACACCATCCCCAACGATGGCTTCCAGGATCTTGTCGACGTCGAGATCCCACTAGGCAGTCTGCTTAAGCCCGTGCGGCCAGCAGCTCTGTCATGCCGCACGCATTTCCTCGGACGGACCATGGACATCATGCAAGCTCTCTTCGGCCAAAAGAACTCTGCCTTCATGACTGCCGCTGGCTTCAGCGATTCTCCTCACTTCTTCTACTCAGGCTTCAAGCCGAATGGAGAGTGGTACCAGCTGTATCAAATAGCCTTCGGCGGTGTCCCGGCACGACCTAAGGGAGATGGTCCCGATTGTCACTGCCTGTTCCCAGCTATCAAGTCTGTGCCCACAGAGTCCATCGAGCTCAACTTCCCGGTCAGACTGGAAGTCAATGAGGCTGTCGCTGATACTGGAGGCGCGGGTTTCCATCGAGGTGGAAATGCTCAGAAGACGATGTACCGATTTTTATCTGCGGGAGAGTTCAGCTTACATGATGATCGATGGCTCACCAAGCCTTGGGGCGTTCGTGGAGGGAAACCAGGGAGTCGTAGTAGGAAGGCCATTCACAGGGTTGATGGTTCTGTTGAGCTGTTGCCCTCGAAGTGTGATCACGTTAAAGTGAAACCTGG AGACCTTCTCGAATGGCAGACCTGGGGCGGCGGTGGCCTGGGCGACCCTCTAACCCGACCTGCCGAAACAGTCGCGCTCGAAGTTCGCCGCAAGCTGGTCACCATCGAAGGCGCAAAGCGTAACTACGGCGTCATCGTCGACCCCGAAACGCTCGAGCTCGACATTACCAAGACAGAAATCCTACGAGCCGACATCGAACGCTCTGAAGCTGGCAAGGAGGCTCCACTGTATGATCGTGGTGGTTTGATGGCAGAGCTCGTCGCCAATTGCAAGCAAGGGACTGGCTTTGAGCCTCCAACGCCGCAGTGGGATGAAGAGGTCTACGGACCTCATTTTGCGCTTCCGTATGTGCAGGACTGGTATAAGACGGGGCGACAGGCCGGGTATGGTGTCTGGGGTGTATGA